The following are from one region of the Microbacterium sp. BK668 genome:
- a CDS encoding ATP-binding cassette domain-containing protein, with the protein MPRRRPADVAIRASDLSLARSTRGGVDVRVVDGASFVLPHSGTLAIMGPTGAGKSSLAAILAGVEEPGLAVVGGEAWVEGIPVRSPGRSRREWTYFAGYLPQSAGAKLPARLTVADVIGEPITSRDRRVNQRALAVRVATLLDELMLPLGAAAKYPYELSAGMRQRVAFARTLVLEPRVLIADEPFANMDVEVRRAARDAILRRRGRGMSALVVTNEADVVRDLSADVLVLRGGHTVAYGRGTERLLWTPSSGADERLIAS; encoded by the coding sequence ATGCCCCGTCGCCGACCCGCCGACGTCGCCATCCGCGCGTCCGACCTGTCGCTCGCGCGCTCGACGCGCGGAGGGGTGGACGTGCGCGTCGTCGACGGAGCGTCCTTCGTGCTTCCTCACTCCGGGACCCTGGCGATCATGGGACCGACGGGCGCGGGCAAGTCGAGCCTCGCGGCGATCCTCGCAGGGGTCGAAGAGCCGGGCCTCGCGGTCGTCGGCGGCGAAGCGTGGGTGGAGGGCATCCCGGTGCGCAGCCCCGGTCGCTCCCGCCGGGAATGGACCTACTTCGCCGGGTACCTTCCGCAGTCCGCCGGCGCGAAGCTTCCCGCCCGGCTGACGGTGGCGGACGTCATCGGCGAACCGATCACCAGCCGCGACCGTCGCGTCAATCAGCGCGCGCTCGCCGTGCGCGTCGCGACTCTCCTCGACGAGCTCATGCTCCCGCTCGGCGCGGCGGCGAAGTATCCGTACGAGCTCAGCGCCGGCATGCGGCAGCGCGTGGCATTCGCCCGCACCCTGGTGCTCGAGCCGCGCGTCCTCATCGCCGACGAGCCGTTCGCGAACATGGATGTCGAGGTGCGCCGCGCCGCGCGCGATGCGATCCTCCGCCGACGCGGCCGCGGGATGTCCGCTCTCGTCGTGACCAACGAGGCCGATGTCGTGCGAGACCTCTCGGCGGACGTGCTCGTGCTTCGCGGAGGGCACACGGTGGCATACGGCCGCGGGACGGAGCGCCTGCTGTGGACGCCGAGCTCGGGAGCCGATGAGCGCCTCATCGCGTCATGA